The genomic region GCTGCTAACCACGGGCTCTTTGCTTATCCGGTTCTCATGGCCGCCGACATCCTCATTTACCAGGCGGAAGCGGTCCCTGTGGGTAAAGACCAGAAACAACATCTGGAAGTCACCCGTGACATTGCGATTAAATTTAATGAAAAATATGGTGAGACATTCCATATTCCCGACCCGATCATCCAAGAGGAGGTCGCCGTGATCCCCGGCCTCGACGGGCAAAAAATGTCAAAGAGTTACCATAACACGATCCCGATATTTGGTGAGGAGAAAGACATCCGCAAAAGGGTCATGGCGATCGTGACGGATTCCCTCCGCCCCGAGGATCCGAAAGACCCGGATCAAAGCACGATTTTCCAGCTTTATCAATTAATCGCGAACCCATCGGATACGGAGCAATTTGCGGCGCGATTTCGCCAGGGTGGAATGGGTTATGGCGACGCGAAAAAAGAATTTTTTGCTCGGATCTGGGAGTATTTTGCCCCGGCTCGCGCCCGGCGCGAGGAGTTACTCAAAAATAAAGATCATATCGAGCATGTCCTGCGTGAAGGAGCCCAAAAAGCCCGGGCCATAGCCGAAAAAACCCTCAAGTCAGCCCGAGAACGTGTCGGTATCGAGTAGGGAAAATCGAGCAAAAAAACTTTAAAAAAGCCTGTGATCATGCGGGCTGCACACACAATCAAAAGGAATTTAAAAAAATCTTATGAAAATCGCCGCTGGCAGCAAATTACTTTTTATCGGGGACTCCATCACGGATTGTGAACGCGCCCGCCCGGTGGGTGAAGGACTTTTTGACGCGGAAGGGAAAGGGTATGTATCGATCGTCAAAGCCTATCTGGCCGCCGTTTGCCCGGAGAAAAAAGTCCGGGTCGTGAATATGGGGACGAGTGGAAATACGGTCAAAGACCTCGCCGTCCGTTGGAAAACCGATGTGCTCGATTTAAAGCCCGACTGGCTCTCGATTATGATCGGGGTCAATGACGTCTGGCGCCAGCATGACCTCCCGCTCCAACCCGAAACACACGTGTATTTGAAAGATTTCACCCGCATCCTCGAGCAGCTTGTCGCCAAGACTAAACCGCAAGTGAGCGGGCTCATTTTAATGACCCCTTTTTATATCGAACCCAATCCCGCTGACCCTATGCGCGCCATGATGGATGAGTACGGCAAGGCCGTGAAACAAATTGCGCGCAAACACGGGGCCATTTGTATCGACACCCAGGCCGCGATGAATGAAGTCCTCCGCCATTGCCACGCAAACTCTATCGCCTGGGACCGTGTCCACCCAAATCCCACCGGCCACATGATCCTCGCCCGCGCTTTCCTGAATGCCGCCGGGTTTTCCGAGTAAGAGAAAAATATTGATAACCAATATAAACAGGAGCAAAAAATTGGAGATGAGATTTTTCATGTAAAAGTCCCATTTGTCCATATTCGTGCACAGGATGGAGTCATTGACAGGGCAATAAAGCCCTTACATCTGGATAAACCCACCACTACTGAGATTTATGAGCGTGGGGACTCTTGGATTGGTAAGGTCAAGAGGTTAAGGGTAAATAATTGTCTTCCTGAACTAATGATTTTCCCTGTTGTACGTCCAAGCAATAATGAAAAGCGTAGGGCAGCTGCGATCGAGATTGAACAAGAGTTAATCAATATAGGGGCTCAAACTGTTAATCTTGCCGATGAAAATGCTCTCTTAGAAAAGCTTGTCCTAGAATAATTTTTTCCGAAAAAATGAATGGAACAATTTAACGGAGACTTTTGAACCGCTTTGTAACTCAGGAGCAATGCGGAAAAGAAGTTTCAGATTCAGCGTGACAATGATCCTTGTGACTGTCCCACCGAGGATATGGATCCAAAGATGCGGGAGCAGGATCGCCATGAGGGAGGGGGGACATCATGATCACACACAGGAGTGTATAACCAAGCGGTGCGCTGCCGCGCTAAATCCGGTCGCCCGATTCCCCAGATCCATGTACCCGACCGACGACAAGGAATCCCGGCCCTGAAAAGGCCCCCTCGCTTTTTCCAAAAAGAAGCGTCTTTGGCGATTTTGATACGACGATAGACTTTAGGCGGAAGTTTTTTAGAAACTCGGGGCTTTGACCACAGCCTGCCCTCGGCCAGAGAAAAATCAATTCACCGTCTTTGAGACGGTAGTCGTTAAATTGGGAAATACGTTTTTTATTTAAATCGGGGTCCCCTTTATGCTAGTCAGTAGGGGATGGCGAAAAAATATGAGGAACTCAGCACGAGTAACGAGGACTATTTAGAGCGGATTTATGAGCTCATCGAGGATAAAGGTTATGCCCGTGTCTCCGATATCGCAGCCTCGCTTTCATTAAGCCGGCCGAGTGTCTCGGCGATGGTACAGCGCCTGGCCAAGGGTGGATTCCTTTCTTACGAGAAGTACCGTGGCCTCACCCTGACGGAGAAAGGCAAAAAAATCGCCCTCCGTGTGAAATACCGCCATATC from Verrucomicrobiota bacterium harbors:
- the mntR gene encoding transcriptional regulator MntR, with the translated sequence MAKKYEELSTSNEDYLERIYELIEDKGYARVSDIAASLSLSRPSVSAMVQRLAKGGFLSYEKYRGLTLTEKGKKIALRVKYRHIILAEFLTHLNLDLDTVLKDVEGMEHHISPDTLQKIETLVRYWRKHPEQIKKILAS
- a CDS encoding SGNH/GDSL hydrolase family protein, which encodes MKIAAGSKLLFIGDSITDCERARPVGEGLFDAEGKGYVSIVKAYLAAVCPEKKVRVVNMGTSGNTVKDLAVRWKTDVLDLKPDWLSIMIGVNDVWRQHDLPLQPETHVYLKDFTRILEQLVAKTKPQVSGLILMTPFYIEPNPADPMRAMMDEYGKAVKQIARKHGAICIDTQAAMNEVLRHCHANSIAWDRVHPNPTGHMILARAFLNAAGFSE
- the trpS gene encoding tryptophan--tRNA ligase — encoded protein: MRVLSGIQPSGILHLGNYFGMMRPSLELAAKNDAYYFIANYHALTSQPEAADLKGFTFEVALDFLACGLDPAKTVLFRQSDVPEHVELSWLLSQVTPMGLLERCHSYKDKTARGVAANHGLFAYPVLMAADILIYQAEAVPVGKDQKQHLEVTRDIAIKFNEKYGETFHIPDPIIQEEVAVIPGLDGQKMSKSYHNTIPIFGEEKDIRKRVMAIVTDSLRPEDPKDPDQSTIFQLYQLIANPSDTEQFAARFRQGGMGYGDAKKEFFARIWEYFAPARARREELLKNKDHIEHVLREGAQKARAIAEKTLKSARERVGIE